A portion of the Brevundimonas pondensis genome contains these proteins:
- a CDS encoding DNA-methyltransferase, producing MHGVQLFCGDSREVLRQFAACSIDGCVSDPPYALASIVRRFGSEKAAPARAGQTGAYARASAGFMGQAWDTGETAFDPAFWAEVWRVLKPGAHVVAFGGTRTYHRLVCAIEDAGFEIRDQLAWVYGSGFPKSHNQRGAWDGWGTALKPAHEPIVLARKPLDGTVDENLRRWGVGALNINGCRIASQGGGRGRNGEASAGRSYSDRGGTNYAMKPGPRGGDARRRWPANLIHDGSDEVVMAFPGAAGARAAVRGGEPSRLTNHVFGEFAGRGPAAMHDDGGSAARFFYAAKASPAERAGSKHPTVKPVRLMRWLCRMIAPPGAVILDPFAGSGTTGEAAVMEGQRALLIEREARYCADIERRMARAAA from the coding sequence ATGCACGGGGTCCAGCTGTTCTGCGGCGACAGTCGTGAGGTGCTCCGCCAGTTCGCCGCCTGCTCGATCGACGGCTGCGTGTCGGACCCGCCTTATGCTCTGGCCAGCATCGTTCGGCGGTTCGGATCGGAGAAGGCTGCGCCGGCCCGCGCCGGGCAGACCGGCGCCTATGCACGGGCCTCGGCCGGATTCATGGGGCAGGCCTGGGACACGGGTGAAACGGCGTTTGATCCGGCCTTCTGGGCCGAGGTCTGGCGCGTTTTGAAGCCCGGGGCGCATGTCGTCGCGTTCGGCGGGACGCGGACCTATCACCGCTTGGTCTGCGCCATTGAGGACGCTGGGTTCGAAATCCGAGATCAGCTGGCGTGGGTCTATGGCAGCGGGTTTCCGAAGTCGCACAATCAGCGCGGCGCTTGGGACGGGTGGGGCACGGCCCTGAAGCCCGCGCATGAACCGATCGTTCTGGCGCGCAAGCCGCTGGATGGGACGGTCGATGAGAACCTGCGGCGTTGGGGCGTCGGTGCGCTGAATATCAACGGGTGTAGGATCGCTAGCCAGGGCGGTGGGCGCGGCCGGAACGGCGAAGCCTCGGCCGGTCGCAGCTATTCAGATCGAGGCGGCACCAATTACGCCATGAAGCCCGGCCCGCGTGGCGGGGACGCGCGTCGTCGGTGGCCGGCGAACCTGATCCACGATGGGTCGGATGAAGTGGTTATGGCCTTTCCGGGCGCAGCTGGGGCAAGGGCTGCGGTTCGGGGCGGCGAGCCCTCCCGTCTGACCAACCATGTGTTCGGCGAGTTCGCGGGTCGTGGTCCGGCGGCCATGCACGACGATGGCGGGTCGGCGGCCCGGTTCTTCTATGCCGCCAAGGCATCACCTGCGGAGCGAGCAGGGTCCAAGCATCCCACGGTGAAGCCGGTCAGACTGATGCGCTGGCTGTGTCGGATGATCGCGCCTCCTGGCGCTGTAATCCTGGACCCGTTCGCAGGATCTGGAACGACCGGTGAGGCCGCGGTCATGGAGGGCCAGCGCGCCCTGCTGATCGAGCGGGAAGCCCGGTATTGCGCCGACATAGAGCGACGCATGGCGAGGGCGGCTGCATGA
- a CDS encoding helix-turn-helix domain-containing protein, whose amino-acid sequence MSDIAVTWAKAQECVDAKGVRDRNAKQTLVHLASYVDAAGEGWAAVGVLALEMDVSERSVQRGLAKLKALGLIKDTGRTKVFEKRVFPIYQLPLDTGHANTMRRIKAERENAQSKAWGDAGVTPRAGVGVTQVSPQDVASVTPTGDTGVTQIGKENTQGLKPFAGARACKAACEAWGDKAPERVAPRHVERAWLTVIERSGVSDDQLLGAVLAAVARDPDFGRGKAMNLDRWLDEGRYEPWLSLAGEAPAATASSVWDGPQDVAVAVVGAMGAAAVPSYLGQAQWDGERRVVLAFTSFAAQRLREGAGQALRALRVTVEVGGQRSVRHG is encoded by the coding sequence ATGAGCGACATCGCCGTGACCTGGGCCAAGGCGCAGGAATGTGTGGACGCCAAGGGCGTGCGGGACCGGAACGCCAAGCAGACGCTGGTGCATCTGGCCTCCTATGTGGACGCGGCAGGCGAAGGCTGGGCCGCTGTCGGCGTGCTGGCGCTCGAAATGGACGTGTCGGAGCGCTCGGTTCAGCGCGGGCTGGCGAAGCTGAAGGCGCTGGGCCTGATCAAGGACACCGGCCGGACCAAGGTATTCGAGAAGCGGGTCTTCCCGATCTATCAGCTGCCTCTGGACACGGGGCATGCGAACACCATGCGCCGGATCAAGGCTGAGCGGGAGAACGCCCAGAGCAAGGCTTGGGGTGACGCTGGTGTCACCCCAAGGGCGGGCGTCGGGGTGACGCAGGTGTCACCCCAAGATGTCGCGTCTGTCACCCCTACGGGTGACACGGGTGTCACCCAAATAGGGAAGGAAAATACTCAAGGGTTAAAACCCTTCGCGGGCGCGCGTGCGTGCAAGGCGGCCTGCGAGGCATGGGGCGACAAGGCCCCGGAGCGCGTCGCTCCGCGTCACGTCGAGCGGGCTTGGCTGACCGTGATCGAGAGATCGGGTGTCAGCGACGACCAGCTGCTGGGCGCAGTCCTGGCGGCGGTGGCGCGCGACCCAGACTTCGGACGCGGCAAGGCGATGAACCTCGACCGCTGGCTGGACGAGGGGCGTTACGAACCTTGGCTGTCGCTGGCTGGTGAAGCCCCGGCGGCGACGGCGTCGTCGGTCTGGGACGGGCCTCAGGACGTGGCCGTCGCCGTTGTCGGCGCCATGGGCGCGGCGGCGGTGCCAAGCTACCTCGGGCAGGCGCAGTGGGACGGCGAGCGTCGCGTGGTGTTGGCCTTCACCTCGTTTGCGGCCCAACGGCTGCGTGAGGGTGCGGGGCAGGCGTTGCGGGCTCTGCGAGTGACGGTCGAGGTTGGCGGACAACGGAGCGTGCGTCATGGCTGA